GTCCATCATCGGTATGAGCCCGCATATGCTTGCGGTCGGCACCAAGTCGTGAATGGTATGCCTTTATGTGAATGGTAGCTTTTACGTGAATATTATGTGTCTTTACATGAACACAGCAAGGGTAGGATGTTTACCTGTTAAGCCGTGCGTTCAAAAGCTGATCGTATCCGTACTGCTGGCGGGTAAGCTCCTCCTTGCGCTGTTTTTCCACTGCTTTTACCCCCAGTTCCCATGCTGCCTCCGGCTTCATCACAAATACTCCGTCATCATCACCCAAAATAAGATCACCCGGATGTACGCTGACCCCAAACAGACTTATCGGCATATTCACCTCCCCTTCCAGTTCCAGTGTGCGTGTAGTCAAGGCGCTAATCCCTTTTGAAAAGACGGGAAATTGCAGTTGGTTCAGCACGCTAACATCCGTGACACAGCCGGAAACAATCACCCCCGCCAGCTGTTTTTTCAGCGCTACATAGGCTCTGAATTCCCCCCAGCAGGCTCTGGCATCGTCACCAGACATATCGACGACAAGCACATCACCCGCTTGTGCCAATTCCAGTGCATGACGGATCGCGGTGGAATCCAGATGGGGAAGCCTCACCGTAACCGCATTCCCCAACAAACGAATAGGACGGAACAATGGCTGCGCTCCCTGCATACATCCAAAATCCGTAAAATGCCCTATCGTGGAAGCACTAATATGCTGATAAAGCTCCAGTAGCTCCTTCGTTACACCCTCGACACGAGGTTGAATCCGAAACATGCAAGTCAGCTCCTTTTGGGATCATAGTTCCTACTTAGCTCGTACCATGTATTTTGGGACAGGTAGGGCAATAGCCGCCGCCCTTGTCCTTCATCTGATAAAAATAACAGCAGGTTTTGCGCACACGTACTGCTTGCACCGTGTCCATAGATGCGGTGGATACAGAGATCATCGGGGTACGCTGTGTACGAGCAGAGTCTGCATACCGAGCCAGCGGGTTGTGTCGTTCACCAAACAAATGAGCCGGTGCTTCATAGATCAAGTATTTAAAATCCTCTTCTATCCGCAGCCGATCCCCGCCATTCAGCTCCTGCCAGATGCGCTTCTCATACAGCGCATAGACATAGATGGCGGTGTTTTCCCATAATACCGTTCTCGGAATGGAGGCAACAGCAGAAACCGTGCGCCATATCGGGGCCAAATGCTCTGCAAATACCTGCCTGATGACGTAATCACGCCAAGCATGACGCTGATACTGATGCTGGGCTGTATCACCGTTATCCCTGTCCCCATCTTCCGTTTCACCGCCATATTCCGTATGTTTGTTATATTCACTAACCCGCAGTCTGTTCAAATGCAGCCTTGGAAGCCACGTATCCTTGACAAAATCAGAACGAATCGCACAATCGGCAATCCCGACTCCCAGCATCTTGTTATATACAGACATCGCATACAGAGCCGGGGATACGATCAAAAAACCGTATCGTTTCGCCAAGGCAGAGGCCGTCACCTTACGTGAAGAAAAATCATGCAGTTCTGACAGGAGATCCAGATAGATGGTACATGCAGATGCATCGAGCAGATCTTCAGCGGGTAGATCGTATCGGCCAGTGGGTGCTTGTGCATCGCTGCTGATTCGCAGTTTTTCCGTGAGATACGACCATTCCGCAGGCTCAAACGAAGACGTTTTGCCGTACGGCATCTATCTTCCTCCCCTTTCCATGCGGAATAAACATCGGAGTCCCGTACAACGGATCAGGAATGACTTGACAGCGCAGTTGGAATACAGTCTCCACCGTCTCTGAGGTCATGATTTCTTCCGGCTTTCCCTGCGCATAAATACGCTTGTCATGTACTGCAACCATATGGTGCGCATAACGGCAGGCCAAATTCAGATCATGCAGCACCATAACAATGGTCCGTCCTTCGCGTTCATTCAGATCAAACAGCAGGTCCAGAATCTCAATTTGATGTGTCATGTCCAAATAAGTCGTCGGTTCATCCAATAAAATCATGTCCGTCCCCTGCGCCAAAGTCATGGAAATCCATGCACGCTGACGCTGTCCACCGGATAAAGAATCCACCGGACGGTCCGCGAAGGCCTCCAATTGTGTTGCCCGCAGCGCGTTTTGCACCTGCTCCTCATCCTCTACCGACCACTGTTTGAGCCAGCTCTGATGCGGATATCTGCCCTGCTTGACCAACTGATATACCGTTAGCCCTTCCGGGGCCGAGGGTCCCTGCGGCAAAATGGACAGCCTTTTGGCAATTT
This DNA window, taken from Paenibacillus kribbensis, encodes the following:
- a CDS encoding RraA family protein; the encoded protein is MFRIQPRVEGVTKELLELYQHISASTIGHFTDFGCMQGAQPLFRPIRLLGNAVTVRLPHLDSTAIRHALELAQAGDVLVVDMSGDDARACWGEFRAYVALKKQLAGVIVSGCVTDVSVLNQLQFPVFSKGISALTTRTLELEGEVNMPISLFGVSVHPGDLILGDDDGVFVMKPEAAWELGVKAVEKQRKEELTRQQYGYDQLLNARLNR
- a CDS encoding IucA/IucC family C-terminal-domain containing protein, which encodes MPYGKTSSFEPAEWSYLTEKLRISSDAQAPTGRYDLPAEDLLDASACTIYLDLLSELHDFSSRKVTASALAKRYGFLIVSPALYAMSVYNKMLGVGIADCAIRSDFVKDTWLPRLHLNRLRVSEYNKHTEYGGETEDGDRDNGDTAQHQYQRHAWRDYVIRQVFAEHLAPIWRTVSAVASIPRTVLWENTAIYVYALYEKRIWQELNGGDRLRIEEDFKYLIYEAPAHLFGERHNPLARYADSARTQRTPMISVSTASMDTVQAVRVRKTCCYFYQMKDKGGGYCPTCPKIHGTS
- a CDS encoding ABC transporter ATP-binding protein, with the protein product MGLEMKDLMINYGTDPVIQELDLQIPEGKITVLVGSNGCGKSTILRAMARLLKPAAGAVLLDGQAIAELPSKQIAKRLSILPQGPSAPEGLTVYQLVKQGRYPHQSWLKQWSVEDEEQVQNALRATQLEAFADRPVDSLSGGQRQRAWISMTLAQGTDMILLDEPTTYLDMTHQIEILDLLFDLNEREGRTIVMVLHDLNLACRYAHHMVAVHDKRIYAQGKPEEIMTSETVETVFQLRCQVIPDPLYGTPMFIPHGKGRKIDAVRQNVFV